AAAAGTAGTAAGTGTATATCCAGTAGAAGCGTAAAATATTAAACTCGGGATTTAAGTCCCGGGTTTTCTTATCTAATGAAAAAAATTTATACTGATAAATCAACAATAATCAAATCTATCAGGGAATATTTTTATAGAACCGGTTCAATAGAAGTTTTCACAGATATCCTTCAAGACATTCCAAACTTAGATAATAATATCTATCCGGTTGAACTTTTCGTGTACGATGAAAGAAGTCAGCCAATTAGGAAATTTCTTCATACATCGCCAGAACCATCAATGAAAAAAATTTTATCTGAAATAAAGACGGATATATTTCAAATTACAAAAGTTTTTAGAAATTATGAAGGGTCTTATAAGCATAAGATAGAGTTTACAATGCTTGAATGGTACAGGGTTGGATATGATTTAGATGATTTAATGGAAGACACTCAAAATATTTTTATAGAATCTGCAATATCCTTGTACAAAAAACCTAAGATTAAATTCAAAGGCAGGGAATATAATCTGTTAGACTGGCAAAAAATCACGGTAGATGAAGCTTTTTACATTTACACAGGCGTATATCCAGAAGATATTGATAAAATGAACAAATTTTTAAAAGAAAAAGAAAGCTACTTTAAAGAAAGTCAAGACTGGGAGGAGCTGTTTTTTAGAATTTATGCATTTTATGTAGAGCCAAATCTTGGCAAAGAAAAACCTACTTTTATTTATGACTATCCACCACAGCTTTCAGCTTTTGCTAAAGTAAAAGGTGGAAAAGGAAAAAGGTTTGAAGCTTATATAAATGGAATTGAGCTTGTAAATGGATATCATGAGCTTAACGACCCAGTAGAGCTTGAAACAAGACTAAAGCAAGATATTGAAAAGAAAAAGAAAGAAGGTTTTGACTATCCATTAGATACTGAATTTATAAAAGCTTCTCAAAACCTTCCTGAGTGTAGCGGTGCATCCTTAGGAATTGATAGGCTTATAATGATTCTCTTAGATTTAGAATCTATTCATGGTATATAGGCTCTAATAAAAATGGGTCGGCTTTTAAATCTCTTTCAAGAGCATAAAATCCACCATCTACACATAAAGAAGTTTTAAGACTAATGCAATTGTTCCAATCTAAATTAAGATTTTTTTCAATAATTAAACTATTTTCTTTTTTCTCAAACTGAATTTTAAACTCTTCAAAAGAAGTGATAACAGGTTCATTTTCATTTATTTTGTAAGCAACGTTTGATTTTCCTATGTTTAAAACCGCTACAACATCGCCACAAAAGTGTCTGTATTTATAGACCATAACATCTAAGGTTCTGAAATAATACAGATTTATGTTCAAGGAGTAAGCAAGAGTTTTTGCGGTAATCAAGCCTACCCGTAAACCAGTGTTAGAACCAAGTCCTTGATTTACTATAACTCCTTTTAACTGTGAAGGTTCTATTTTAAGCTTATTAAATATATCTTGAATTTCTGGCATTAATACTTCTGAAAACGGTTTTGGCTTT
This DNA window, taken from Sulfurihydrogenibium sp., encodes the following:
- the epmA gene encoding elongation factor P--(R)-beta-lysine ligase, giving the protein MKKIYTDKSTIIKSIREYFYRTGSIEVFTDILQDIPNLDNNIYPVELFVYDERSQPIRKFLHTSPEPSMKKILSEIKTDIFQITKVFRNYEGSYKHKIEFTMLEWYRVGYDLDDLMEDTQNIFIESAISLYKKPKIKFKGREYNLLDWQKITVDEAFYIYTGVYPEDIDKMNKFLKEKESYFKESQDWEELFFRIYAFYVEPNLGKEKPTFIYDYPPQLSAFAKVKGGKGKRFEAYINGIELVNGYHELNDPVELETRLKQDIEKKKKEGFDYPLDTEFIKASQNLPECSGASLGIDRLIMILLDLESIHGI
- the tsaB gene encoding tRNA (adenosine(37)-N6)-threonylcarbamoyltransferase complex dimerization subunit type 1 TsaB; amino-acid sequence: MFLSIDTFSDNFGVAIIKDNKVLVIREYLKPKPFSEVLMPEIQDIFNKLKIEPSQLKGVIVNQGLGSNTGLRVGLITAKTLAYSLNINLYYFRTLDVMVYKYRHFCGDVVAVLNIGKSNVAYKINENEPVITSFEEFKIQFEKKENSLIIEKNLNLDWNNCISLKTSLCVDGGFYALERDLKADPFLLEPIYHE